A stretch of Apis cerana isolate GH-2021 linkage group LG1, AcerK_1.0, whole genome shotgun sequence DNA encodes these proteins:
- the LOC108001856 gene encoding coadhesin-like isoform X7 encodes MKIWPSIIILFIFVTSLIFFAFTDDVSNAMQNLYCDLGLKSEKLCPIDGEWSSWSSWESCSGKCGFKGKKIRHRICNNPIPSNNGAPCIGPNYQIESCHITGCTMNDYEKVVNIHPIRKEELEIVKDIHQKLPALIELCFLADCTFSIVEKILGNNSMLYWNAMNCIKYNVGCPSPGGWSAWGIWSPCTAICGKGLKYRTRICNSPIPSNYKLICRDSALETKNCLGLNCKKLSTGTWTNWSKWTMCSVKCGNGIQTRKRSCSEIQNLQGTSCKGVSKEIKDCTINNCSINGMWSSWTIWSSCTSSCGIGTQLRNRMCNNPSPNGNGTSCFGSASEIRQCFTKPCIASSNNVQYLLGDDNEGFIYIGLTDSIEVPCPKCIEYWQITIAIKIENINGIVAIITDDSLNKYILLLIEEGKIKLKFYQGATYITIESIEHISIREWFEIIVAYDSKNVYMQVNGNEKKYIPLGFEEIIIISVTDIFLGAIRDNIREKICSECAYVPQMSFTLGYFNINGEEIDLITLSILETSSKRFSSRTISISDHYQEVSIFLGQELKLSCFYDTIPHEKRHIFSKQTYATWILMDKLLLSYENNF; translated from the exons atgaaaatttggccatctataataatcttatttatatttgtcacttcattaattttctttgcttTTACTG atgATGTATCTAATGCAATGCAAAATCTTTATTGTGATCTTGgattaaaaagtgaaaaattatgtCCTATTGATGGAGAATGGTCTTCTTGGAGTTCTTGGGAATCTTGCTCTGGAAAATGTGGATTTAAAGGGAAGAAAATAAGACATCGTATTTGTAATAATCCTATACCTTCTAATAATGGAGCTCCTTGTATTGGTCctaattatcaaattgaaaGTTGCCATATTAcag gatgTACTATGAATGATTATGAAAAAGTTGTAAATATTCATCCTATACGTAaagaagaattagaaattgtaaaagatattcatcaaaaattgcctgctttaatagaattatgttTTCTTGCTGATTGTACATTTTCCAttgtagaaaaaattcttggaaacaATTCa atgcTTTATTGGAATGCTATGAattgcattaaatataatgttggTTGtccaa GTCCTGGTGGTTGGAGTGCTTGGGGAATTTGGTCACCATGTACTGCAATTTGTGGCAAAGGTTTAAAATATCGCACGAGAATTTGTAACAGTCCAATACCttccaattataaattaatatgtcgTGATTCTGCacttgaaacaaaaaattgtctAGGACTTAATTGCAAAAAACTATCaa cagGAACATGGACTAATTGGAGTAAATGGACTATGTGTAGTGTAAAATGTGGTAATGGAATACAAACAAGAAAACGATCATGTtcagaaatacaaaatttacaagGAACATCATGTAAAGGTGTatccaaagaaataaaagattgtacaattaataattgttcta taaatggAATGTGGTCATCATGGACAATTTGGTCATCTTGTACTTCAAGTTGTGGAATTGGTACACAGTTGAGAAATCGAATGTGTAACAATCCCTCTCCAAATGGTAATGGTACATCTTGCTTTGGTTCAGCTTCTGAAATTCGTCAATGTTTCACTAAACCATGTATAG cCAGTAGTAATAATGTCCAATATTTGCTGGGAGATGACAATGaaggttttatttatattggttTAACAGATTCAATTGAAGTACCTTGTCCAAAATGTATAGAATATTGGCAA ATTACAATtgctataaaaattgaaaacataaATGGAATTGTAGCAATAATAACAGATGATTccttaaacaaatatattttattattaatagaagagggaaaaataaaacttaaattttatcaaggagcaacttatattacaattgaaaGTATAGAACATATTTCAATAAGAGAATGGTTTGAAATAATAGTAGCTTATGATAGTAAAAATGTATACATGCAAGTGaatggaaatgaaaagaaatatatacctTTAggttttgaagaaataattattatatctgtaACTGATATATTCTTAGGTGCTATACGTGATAATATAAga gaaaaaatatgTTCTGAATGTGCTTATGTACCACAAATGAGTTTTACTCTTGgatactttaatataaatggaGAAGAAATAGATCTTATAACATTATCAATTCTAGAAACAAGTAGTAAACGATTTTCAAGTCGTACTATTAGTATATCtg atcatTATCAAGaagtatcaatattt